A window from Bombus pascuorum chromosome 12, iyBomPasc1.1, whole genome shotgun sequence encodes these proteins:
- the LOC132912807 gene encoding dnaJ protein homolog 1-like: MGKDYYKILGISKIASDDEIKKAYRKLALKYHPDKNRSAGAEEKFKEIAEAYEVLSDAKKREVYDKFGEEGLKGGAGTAGGGGGGTTYTFHGDPKATFAQFFGSASPFQTFFEFGGPIGNRVFTFHDDDMDIDDPLGLGVGPQRQGQGGAFRSHSFNFVGSNSGRGGNKDRAQDPAIEHDLYISLEEILRGCTKKMKISKRVVQPDGSTKKEDKVLTINVKPGWKAGTKITFQKEGDQGRGKVPADIVFIIRDKPHPLFRREGSDIRYTCKLSLKQALCGTIIEVPTLTGEKINLNLTREIVKPNMVRRIQGHGLPFPKEPSRKGDLLVSFDIKFPDTLTQSARDILYDTLPN; encoded by the coding sequence ATGGGGAAAGATTACTACAAAATATTAGGCATAAGCAAAATTGCCAGTGACGATGAGATCAAAAAAGCCTACAGAAAGTTAGCTTTAAAGTATCATCCTGATAAAAACAGGAGTGCTGGGGCAGAGGAGAAGTTCAAGGAAATAGCTGAAGCTTATGAAGTACTTTCTGATGCTAAAAAGAGGGAAGTATATGACAAGTTTGGAGAGGAAGGATTAAAGGGAGGAGCTGGAACAGCAGGAGGAGGTGGTGGTGGCACGACATATACTTTCCATGGAGATCCAAAAGCAACGTTCGCTCAATTCTTTGGTTCTGCTAGTCCTTTCCAAACATTTTTTGAATTTGGAGGTCCTATAGGCAATCGGGTTTTCACTTTCCACGATGATGATATGGACATAGACGATCCACTTGGACTAGGAGTTGGACCACAACGTCAAGGTCAAGGTGGAGCTTTTAGGTCACATTCTTTCAACTTTGTGGGATCTAATTCTGGCAGAGGAGGCAATAAAGATCGCGCCCAAGACCCTGCTATCGAGCATGATCTGTATATCAGTTTAGAAGAGATTCTACGTGGTTgtacaaagaaaatgaaaatctcCAAACGAGTTGTTCAGCCAGATGGCTCTACCAAAAAGGAAGACAAGGTTCTCACAATTAATGTAAAACCTGGATGGAAAGCTGGCACTAAGATAACGTTCCAAAAAGAAGGCGACCAAGGCCGTGGAAAAGTTCCAGCAGATATTGTTTTCATCATCAGAGATAAACCACATCCTCTTTTTAGAAGGGAGGGAAGTGATATACGATATACTTGCAAACTAAGTCTGAAACAAGCTTTATGCGGTACTATCATTGAAGTTCCTACGCTTACTGGCGAAAAAATCAACTTGAATTTGACAagagaaattgtaaaacccAATATGGTCAGGAGGATTCAAGGTCATGGCCTACCATTCCCAAAGGAACCATCAAGGAAAGGTGATCTCCTGGTCTCGTTCGACATCAAATTTCCCGACACATTAACACAAAGTGCGAGGGACATATTGTACGATACTCTACCGAATTGA
- the LOC132912782 gene encoding cysteine-rich protein 2-binding protein, with the protein MADINNEKDSKFKTESVDHSATECCKNCGHLCDPYNKPALCCNECLGKIHIECLKRGSVPVSFVGDVFFDLTCFHCSPFGEEIVARNRMPWLNVIILTLYNLREKSSGISKRGYFHWKSDISTFVDRNWDCLFKKTVKRKKNWIGTISGTLSHYSGIFFKSGTTELGESGWWRLIDNDPPEVLIAKNEKMILDRKKQVGNQVKTASKLHVSPTPSESSISVGEDNSYGNGSTKNQDCSAYSQAYVQPDKTLFDLLLEEDELNNMEIEDDIMSTEQSDTPSLSDLIRDCQYQTNNFHFSQLLDDFTSEWTSTTDAASENLNIKTDQIKEDEEDEQYEEDSNDSLSSTQEQPPVSLFNITQRRPWPWQKNHTNKEKIPRMTHQEEAYLLQQVNKSTLNSAPSEIRRFYRKLAVRKLKREYGLPILDIDNFGFKTDILEKPLKDSGRVLDRFFGDDLSLFEQRLQGYNEPTSVHSPYTNRLLKPFIRRDTSCRPLWVKVMEELRVKVNKTNPKWKAPPTAPIDYSYVRPQHIPAINSLCSQFFWPGIDLTECLQYPDFSCVVLYKKLIIGFAILVPDVSYNEAYISFFLTRPEWRRSGIGTFMLYHLIQTCMGKDVTLHVSATNPALILYQKFGFKVEEFVQDFYDKYMPPNSRECRHALFLRLSR; encoded by the exons CACATAGAATGTTTAAAACGTGGAAGCGTTCCAGTATCATTTGTAGGGGATGTATTTTTTGACTTGACTTGTTTCCATTGTAGTCCTTTTGGTGAAGAAATAgtagcacgtaataggatgcCTTGGCtgaatgtaattatattaacattatataatttacgtgAAAAGTCAAGTGGTATTAGTAAAAGAGGATACTTTCATTGGAAATCTGATATTAGTACATTTGTTGATCGTAATTGGGATTGTTTGTTCAAGAAAACAGT taaaagaaagaagaattggATTGGTACAATATCTGGAACTCTTTCTCACTATAGCGGAATTTTCTTTAAGTCAGGAACTACAGAATTAGGAGAATCTGGGTGGTGGAGATTGATAGACAATGATCCTCCTGAAGTTCTTATTGCTAAAA atGAGAAAATGATATTGGATCGTAAAAAACAAGTTGGTAATCAAGTAAAAACAGCAAGTAAATTACACGTTAGTCCAACTCCATCAGAATCAAGTATTTCGGTTGGGGAGGATAACAGTTATGGAAATGGATCAACAAAGAATCAGGATTGTTCTGCATATTCACAAGCATATGTTCAACCTGATAAAACATTATTTGATCTTTTACTTGAAGAAGATGAGCTAAATA ATATGGAGATTGAAGATGATATAATGTCTACTGAACAAAGTGATACACCATCATTGTCTGATTTAATAAGAGACTGTCAGTATCAAACCAATAATTTCCACTTTTCACAATTATTGGATGATTTTACATCAGAATGGACATCTACTACAGATGCTGCATCAGAAAatcttaatattaaaacagaTCAGATAaaggaagatgaagaagatgaACAATATGAAGAAGATAGTAATGATAGTCTAAGTTCTACTCAAGAACAACCAcctgtttctttatttaacattacgCAACGACGCCCATGGCCCTGGCAGAAAAATCATactaata AAGAAAAGATTCCACGTATGACACATCAGGAAGAAGCATATTTATTACAACAAGTTAATAAATCCACTCTTAATTCTGCACCCTCAGAGATCAgacgattttatcgaaaactagctgtacgaaaattaaaacgagAATATGGTTTACCGATACTGGATATCGATAATTTTGGTTTTAAAACAGACATACTTGAGAAACCTTTAAAAGATTCTGGCAGAGTTTTAGATCGATTTTTTGGCGATGATCTAAGTTTGTTTGAACAAAGACTACAAGGATACAATGAACCCACATCTGTTCATAGTCCATACACAAATAGACTTTTAAAACCTTTTATAAGAAGAGATACTTCATGCCGTCCTTTATGGGTGAAAGTAATGGAAGAGCTTCGTGTTAAAGTCAATAAAACTAATCCTAAATGGAAAGCACCGCCGACAGCGCCGATTGATTACTCGTATGTGAGGCCGCAGCACATTCCCGCGATTAATAGTCTGTGTAGCCAATTCTTTTGGCCGGGCATTGATT tgACAGAGTGCTTGCAGTACCCTGACTTCAGCTGTGTGGTTTTGtacaaaaagttaattataGGATTTGCAATTTTAGTTCCCGATGTTAGTTACAATGAAGCTTACATATCATTTTTTCTAACTCGTCCTGAGTGGCGTAGATCTGGCATAGGGACATTTATGCTGTATCATTTAATCCAAACGTGTATGGGCAAAGAtgttacgttacacgtttcaGCTACTAACCCGgcgttaattttatatcagaaATTCGGTTTTAAAGTGGAAGAATTTGTTCAAGATTTTTATGACAAATACATGCCACCGAATTCACGAGAATGTAGACACGCGCTGTTCTTACGATTGAGCagataa